One Desmodus rotundus isolate HL8 chromosome 4, HLdesRot8A.1, whole genome shotgun sequence DNA segment encodes these proteins:
- the GPRIN3 gene encoding G protein-regulated inducer of neurite outgrowth 3 yields MGTVPDPLRSAKTSLITASGKEEGLGEVQASSPQPQPALLCKNTNGLPSKPTEPDLSPRAASGALMQACEHETTQTDMSSPGIFNEVEKAPPTLNSPGNTQLPGNSKPTAPAQYSTEVKDLIHAAFTMPASQHTHQVIPGDQPNASASSGSEDTLGKSQRASDGEQSEKSSCPVGGACSSSRDQVPCDFPSQEPIQRMVQTANPEARVFRHASSPVGRPKGESQGAIFDSKTRSCESPAGEDGRSGNKQPSATTSDTQALTSVTPPPSHLTSKDSTFPPGSEKTPPPAQHQVTRFKEASTMTNQAEDEIKEVPNRAQQDAEVQAVVSVESRSVSTSPSILPAFLKEIPAPECLEQEQLQVICHSSGSNTLELSVNTLGPQESRQHLGIMPEVHIQAATAVSMAFQKGSKLVSLPGEVCNTSAINVASSNAQDTCIEDGRPARAEPTSKQLSGTNSSSRRASLIDQISICAGSQDETSHGFGKFETKPSELARKTTNNHKTTPDCKLSDSCGPAIKTEQLGSSDPTNKGDAGEKKPASLQIAKEPESRGTDILDGRAETENKSLLLNPKSQESGGTESAAHPTPSPVRNSQEGPLEENRQTKTATSLSLPSDSMGDSSPSSGKRTPSRSVKASPRRGSRVSEFLKEQKLNVTAAAAQVGLTPGEKKKQLSADSKLLLKQSKRVRDVVWDEQGMTWEVYGASLDPESLGVAIQNHLQRQIREHEKSAKAQSSQTRRSISSDTSSNKKLKGRQHSVLQSMLQNFRRPNCCVRPAPSSVLD; encoded by the coding sequence ATGGGGACTGTACCTGACCCTCTAAGATCAGCTAAAACTTCCCTGATCACAGCTTCTGGAAAAGAAGAGGGTCTAGGAGAGGTACAGGCTTCCTCACCTCAACCGCAACCAGCCCTCCTGTGTAAGAACACCAATGGCCTTCCCAGCAAGCCTACAGAACCAGACCTCAGTCCCAGAGCAGCATCTGGGGCCCTGATGCAGGCCTGTGAGCATGAGACCACCCAGACAGACATGTCTTCTCCTGGCATTTTCAATGAGGTAGAGAAAGCACCTCCCACACTCAACTCCCCTGGCAATACGCAGCTGCCAGGAAATAGCAAGCCCACAGCGCCAGCCCAGTATTCTACAGAAGTTAAGGATCTTATACACGCAGCATTTACAATGCCAGCCAGTCAGCACACGCACCAGGTCATCCCAGGTGACCAGCCCAATGCCAGCGCCTCGTCAGGATCTGAAGATACACTGGGGAAATCACAGAGAGCCTCAGATGGGGAGCAATCTGAGAAGTCAAGCTGCCCTGTGGGAGGCGCCTGTAGCAGCAGCAGAGATCAAGTGCCCTGTGATTTTCCCTCTCAAGAACCAATCCAGAGAATGGTACAAACTGCAAACCCAGAAGCCAGGGTGTTCCGTCATGCCTCCTCTCCTGTGGGCAGACCTAAAGGGGAAAGTCAGGGAGCCATTTTCGACTCAAAGACAAGGTCCTGTGAATCTCCAGCAGGAGAAGATGGACGTTCAGGGAACAAACAACCCTCTGCCACCACCTCAGACACCCAGGCCTTGACCTCTGTGACACCTCCACCATCCCACCTCACTAGCAAAGATTCAACATTTCCTCCAGGTTCAGAGAAGACACCTCCACCAGCACAGCATCAGGTGACAAGGTTCAAAGAAGCAAGTACAATGACCAACCAAGCTGAAGATGAGATCAAGGAAGTTCCCAACAGGGCTCAGCAAGATGCTGAGGTGCAGGCAGTGGTGAGTGTTGAGAGCAGATCCGTCTCCACCAGCCCCAGCATCCTCCCTGCATTCTTAAAGGAAATCCCTGCTCCTGAGTGTTTGGAACAAGAGCAGCTGCAGGTCATTTGCCACAGCAGCGGGAGCAACACATTGGAGCTGTCAGTCAACACCCTGGGCCCCCAGGAGTCCAGACAGCACCTTGGCATCATGCCAGAGGTGCACATCCAGGCAGCCACAGCTGTTTCCATGGCTTTCCAAAAGGGTAGTAAATTGGTGAGCCTACCAGGTGAGGTCTGCAATACCTCAGCAATCAATGTGGCATCCAGTAATGCTCAGGATACCTGCATAGAAGATGGGAGGCCAGCGAGGGCGGAGCCCACCTCTAAACAGCTTTCAGGTACTAATTCTAGCTCCCGGAGAGCTAGCCTCATTGACCAGATTTCTATCTGTGCAGGAAGTCAAGATGAAACCAGTCATGGATTTGGGAAATTTGAAACTAAGCCATCTGAGCTTGCCAGGAAAACCACAAATAACCACAAAACAACCCCAGATTGCAAACTCTCCGACTCCTGCGGCCCTGCCATCAAAACTGAGCAGTTAGGGAGCTCGGATCCCACTAATAAAGGAGATGCAGGAGAGAAGAAGCCTGCGTCTCTTCAGATAGCAAAAGAACCAGAATCTAGGGGCACGGATATTTTAGATGGGagggcagagacagagaacaaaAGCCTACTGCTCAATCCTAAATCTCAAGAAAGTGGAGGCACAGAGTCAGCTGCGcaccccacaccctccccagTTAGAAATAGCCAGGAGGGCCCCCTGGAAGAAAATAGACAGACCAAGACAGCCACCAGCCTGAGCCTGCCGTCTGATTCCATGGGTGACTCTAGTCCTAGTTCGGGCAAGAGGACCCCTTCCCGCTCGGTCAAAGCCAGCCCACGCCGGGGCAGCCGGGTCAGCGAGTTTCTCAAGGAGCAAAAGTTAAACGTGACAGCGGCTGCCGCGCAGGTGGGCCTCACTCCGGGAGAGAAGAAGAAGCAGCTTAGCGCAGACTCCAAGCTGCTGCTGAAACAGTCCAAGCGGGTCAGGGACGTGGTGTGGGACGAGCAGGGCATGACCTGGGAAGTGTACGGCGCTTCCCTGGACCCGGAGTCCCTGGGCGTCGCCATCCAGAACCATTTACAGAGACAGATCCGGGAACACGAGAAATCAGCCAAAGCGCAAAGCAGCCAGACCCGGAGATCCATTTCCTCAGATACTTCTTCAAACAAAAAGCTCAAAGGCAGGCAGCACAGCGTTCTCCAGTCAATGCTGCAGAACTTCCGACGCCCCAACTGCTGCGTGCGTCCTGCCCCTTCCTCGGTGTTGGACTGA